AGGGCTGCGGTTCACAGCGCTGCTCCCCACCCtccggctcttacattcttttcttcttcatgctGCCTGGGTGTTGGGTGATTTAGATGTCCAACTGAGGGCTGAACGCTCAGGCCTCGTGCCCGGCTAGGGGGTCTCCCTGTCCACACCTGCCTAGCCCTGGAATTGCAAGCACACTCAGGCTGCACACGCTGTTCGTGTGAGTACTGGGTCCCTGAACTCAGGACTCACGCTGGCTGAGCCGTCTGTCCGTACTCTGTGTGGCCCTGTGTCCCGTCCTGGGTGTAAATCTAGGAGTGGAAATGCTGGGCCTGGTGGAGCTCATCGTGGAAGTTACAtctatgatgtgtgtgcatgtgggggaggggacacacaCGCCACGCACGCACGTGTAGATGTCAGagcacaacttgcaggaatctgttctctccttccaccatgtgggacccgGGATGGATCTCAGCCATCTGGCTTGGCGGCAAGCGCCTTTCCTCACTGATCCCTCTCACTGGCCCCGATGATGGTGAAAAGCCTGCTCACGTGTGTGAGGGGCCGCTTGTCACGCCCTCGCCTGTCACTAACGGAAGTGGCTGTGCTCACGGGTCTGCAGTGTTCCTTGCTTGGCTTTCGGTCTTTACCGATCAGGTGCCATAACTCAGAGACACAACCGTATTCATCTGCACCTCACacttcctcccatcccccccccaccTGAGCTCTCTCCCACCCACTCATCCCCATCTTCACACACCCTTGCACACCCACGCTCCTGTTGGCTCGCTCAACTGCTCCTCACATTCGTAACTCTTATACATACCACACTAGCATGTTATATGTAACCACACATTTGTGCCCACACTCATAAACTCTCACACACTCAAGCTCACACTCACTCCCgtgtacctgcactcatgttgACACCTGTGGACACACCTGCACACTCGCATTCATACCTAACCCCACAGCCTCACAcctcatgttcacacacacatttgtgatcCTGCACACACAGCATGAACTCTTGCATGAACACATTTATGCAACATACTCATGTCCATGCTCatttacactcacacacatacaagcacacatctTCATTGTCTACCCCACATTTCATATTCACACACCTGCTCATGCGCACACTCATGTTCACACCCTTCTTTGAACACAAGATCATACTCATGATCACACTAACCCTAGCACTCacctccacacccacacacttACATTATATGCCCATGCttacacccacacacatctaTACTTTTATTCACACTTTTACACACCTGTGTTCACTCTTGCACACACAGTCAACCTCATGTTCACACCTGCCCTTACCCTCACACACATGCTTCATGTTCACACATATTCCGGCTCCTGCACACAGTGAACAttcttacacaaacacacatcacatACTCTTGTGCACTCTCACACTCAGGTCCACACTCCTGCACACATGAACAGTCTTTTCATTCCCACCCACACTtcatatttgcatttattttcgtTCACACCACCCAGTTCACTCTtgtacatatgcacactcatGTTCACACCCACCTTTACACACAATCACACTGATGATCACATTAGCCCTAGCAATCACTTCCACACCCACACATGTCCACTCACACTTCAACAGCCTCCCATGTACTCACATTCACTCCTGCTCCTACACTTGTGTACACTCACATTCATACCTGCCCACATGGTTTGTGTTCACACTCACTTCCACACACTCATGTTCACTTCCACATGCACAAACACTATCATGTCCACATGTACACTCAATCTTACACCCCACACCTCATAATCACAGTCACCCACATGCTCATTCAATTCACACTTGTGTGTTCATCTGCACCCTTGCACACTCACATAGCCACATTTGTGACACACTAGTCCTAGCACCTCTACACTCACTCATGTCCACTCATGTCCACATGCTCATGCTCACAAGCACCCATATCCACACTTGTTCACATCTCATGCATGCATTTCATATCACACCCACCTAATTTCGTGATGCTGACTCCTGTACACACAAGCCCAAGCTCATAGTCACACCCACATTCACATCCCCAGACTTAaccttcacactcacacacagtaacttctgcatacatgcacactccCATGTTTACATCTACCTTGCATACTCATGCATCCACACTCCTGCGATCACTTTTGCTCTTGCACTCACTGCGTCACACCTCGCACACACACTCACGACATTCTTATGTGctcattcacatgcacacacattctcacTTTCATCCACACTCTTGTGGCTGTGGCTGcacacactaaacacacacacatacacacacacacacacggctgtggttgcacacacactctcacactttTTCACGCCCTTCTCTCACACCCCTGCAGctcaacaggtgtgtgtgtgaactctgACCAGTGTGTGACTGCTGTGCCACACCACAGCCCCCAAAGGGAAGTCGGGAAAGTCCCAGGGACCCCTTCGGCATGTTGGTCAGAGAGCAGGGAGAGTGTGCGAGCCTGTGTCCTTGGTGTGAAATGGTGCAGTTAGCATTGTTAGTGTTGTCCTGACCCTTGGACCCTTCCTGTCATCCCCTGTTGCTGAGGTCCATGCTTGTCATTATCACCTTCCAGCTAATCCTCAGCTGCCACCACCAATTAACACGCCCACAGGCACcccctgtgccccccccccccccccgcccttctCCAGTCCCGTTACCCTCACACCCTCATCCCAGGCGCCTCCCGCTTTTATGGGACACATTCTTGGCCTAATTGCTAGGCTATTTTAGATCCACGGAGGAGGTGGCAGGAGGTCTTGACGCAGCTCACCCCCTTTGCCGTCCCCATCGGTTCTTTCTAAAGATCCTTTACTCCGAGGCACCCCACTGGCTGCCCAGGATGGCCACTGCCATCCCTACTGCTTTGGCTGGAACCCAGAGCCCAAGGGTCCTTGGGGTCatgtcacacacaggcacacacgctcTGCCAGCCCCCTACCAGGCGGCACCTCGTAGCCACAGCAGGAGCACTTGGGTGTGTGCAGGGGGCCTAGGGAGCCAGAGACACTCGATCCGTCCCTGAGTTGTAGCCTTGCTCTGGGCCTGCAGCCAAGCAGGGCACGGAGAGGAAGAGAGCGTGTTTGCAAACAGGGGTAGCTGCCAGCAAGGGgctagggtgtgtgtgggggtgagaaGGAGTGGGGGGACCAGACGGACGAAGGCTGGGGACTGGCTAGGGCTCCTGTGGGACCTACCTTACCATGCTGTcttacacaagcatgcacacgcAAAGTTGGATGGCCAGCGAACCACAGACGTCTGCCCGTCGCCTCTCCCTCCTCGcggcagtgattttttttttttaaacgataCTCTTAGGAACggtgtgaactcaggtccccacgcTTTCATAgccagcactttaccaactgcgTCACCTCCCCAGGCAGGACTGTGTTTTTCATGACATTGTTACTGCACAGACTTTGATTGGGTAGAACAGAGAGGATTCTTAGAAATAAATGGCTCACGGGACTGGGGATGAGGCTCAGCTGGTGGAGTGTGTGTTTAGCACACATAAAGCCCCAGGTTGGATTCCTAGCATTGTATACACTCAGCAcagtggtgcaagcctgtaattccatctCTCAGGAGGTAGgaacaagaggatcaggagttcaaggtcatcctcagctgcatggtgagttctagggcagcttGGCCTATGTATGaccatgttaaaaacaaaacaaacaaacaaaaaacccagtggtggtggagcacgcctttaatcccagcatttaggaggcagaggcaggtggatctctgtgcatttgaggctagcctgatctacagagtgagttccaggactaccagggctacatagcgaaACTGCattataaaaactaaaacaaaacaaacattcaaaaactgggcaggtgagatggctcaggaggtgaaGGGGCCGGCCACTAACGCCTGTCACCATGACAGAACCCACTTCTGCAAAGTGTCCCCCGATCTCTACAGGCATGCTGTGGTGTGAGCATGTAATGATgaattctttcttaaaattaaaaactaaatagcTACCCGGACACTATTTAGACACCTGCCGTCACAGGCTCCATGGAAGAGTGACCCAACGGGAGTCCTTACCCAAGCACCACTTGGCCCTAcgacctctctgtctctgtctcacccATTGCCCAAGAACACTCATCTCTTCCCTAAATGGACAGAGGCACAGCACAAGATCCAGTTGCCAGGGGGACTTTATTTGCAGAGGGCAGCTGAGGCAAGAGTACATAAAGTATCTCAGATGGTGGCGGCGGCCGCGGCcgcgggggggtggggtgggggggaggatgTCCCGGCATGCAGGTGGGTGGGAGAAAAAGCTGGAGCAGATCGGAGTGCTGTGAAGCCCCATGAGAGAAGACGGGGTGACGAATCCAGGAAGACAGTGGTGAAGAGTGGGGAAGGCCCCCAGTGGGGAGCCCTGGTGATCAGATGTGTCTACTGATTTGACTGCTTGCTGTAGGCCCGGCGCTGCTCTGGGGATGCAGGGTCAGTCCTCCGGGAGCCAAGACCCCACCCTCTGGGAGGGCGCACAGTTAAAAGGGGTCCAGCGCacaccaaataagtaaataaaaggaaCACACAGTAGAGGAGGGGCCGAGGATTGTGAAGTCCAGGGCAGGTGGCTGTCTTACCTGGggcttgtgggggtgggggggtgggggggggcgctACCTGAGGTGGGCGGGACGGTGCACAGCTATGCGGGAGAGCTGAACACGGTGCATGCCTGTTATCCCCAGGACTCAGGattctggggcaggaggatccagagttcaagaccagagaCAGCCAGACGgcttcagtaggtaaaggtgcttgaagACTGATAAAGAATTCAGTTCCATCGCTGGGccccaaggtggaaggagagaactggctccctaaagtcacacatgtgtatgcacgcacgcacgcacgcacgcacgcacagagcATAAAGGAGGGATGCAGACTACACACAGGACAGGCAGCGGAGAGATTGGAAACGGAGAGGAGGCTGCAGCCAGGCAGCGCGGGCTAAGCAGGTCTCGGCATGAGGGTGCTCCCCCTTTACAGCCCGTGGTCTCCTAACTACCCATCTTCCCTCAGCTcctttgccagttcctcagcctccccctccctctgcttccaggGTTGGCCTAGGAAGCCCTTGATGGAGCTCACAGGGTTCCTCTTCCTGGGGTGAGGGTCTAGCAGCCCCCACAGGAGAGTGTCTGCCGCAGGGGATAGGCCATACCAGGGCTGTGGCCGGTCTTGGGGCTGGCCGGAGGCCTGCCAGATAAGGAAGTCCTCGAAGAAAGGGTCAGCCTCCACCAGGGGCTGGTCCCAGGGGAAGTAGCCGGTAAGGAGGCAGAAGACCAGGACTCCCAGAGCCCAGGCATCCAGGGCAGGTTGGATGGGTAGTCCCTCGGGGAAGGGTGGTGGGGCACACAGCTCAGGGGCCGTGTAGGGGATCGGTGGCCCAGTGAGTCGGAGCAGGGTCCCTCTGGGCCGGGTGTGGCCGAAGTCCGTCAGCTTGATGCGATGGCAGTCTGGGTCACACACCAGCACATTCTCTGGCTTCAAGTCCCGGTACACCAGGCCATGGGAGTGGATATGCTCCAAAGCTGAGGCCAGCTGGGCGGCACAGCGCTGGACTGCGGGCTGGGGAAGACCCACCTGCGGGGATGAAAGATAATGACGGTCCCCTGCTCCCCTAGCTGCTGAGGGAAGCTGAAGAGGTAGGCCTTCTTTTCAACCTGAGGCGCAGCTCCTGGAAAAGCTGAGAAGGCTCATAGGTCATGCCAGTGAGGCCTGTGAGCTATGAGAGACCTGTGAGGCCCGGTGTGATCTTGTTAGTGTGAAGCATGGCATGTGTCTCTAAGGGCTGTGAACCTGTGATACCTACGAGGTCCAGTGTGAGCCTGTAAGGCCTAGGAGGCCCAGCTGAGCCTATCAGACCTGTGAACCTGTGAGGTCTCAGAGGCCCAGTGCAAGGCTGTCAGGTCTACTGTGAGCTGGTAAGGCCTACCTGAACCTGTGGGTCTTAGGAGTCCTATGAGACCTAGTGTGAgctggagtgctgtgggatggtctgtatgtcaaatgtgttgctgattggtcagtaaataaatcactgattggccattggctaggcaggaagtataggcgggacaaggaaaagaattctgggaagtggaaagtgagtcagggagacactgccagccgccatcaggacaaggaagatgtaaggtaccagtaagccatgagccatgtggcaaagtaaagattaatagaaatgggctaaatataagagtaagagctagacaataacaggcctgagctaatggccaagcagtttaaataatgtaagagtctgtgtgtttattttataagtgggctctgagactggcgggacttggtggtgggagctggagagaaattctccagcaacaaatggcgtccaacatggtggcaagagtttccacctaaaaacttagaaaaaagattctaaaacggacctaaaaacagcttcctaattgtctctctcaaataagcggcagctgccggtttgagctactggcgggttcctagcgtgcgctctcgacctgca
This window of the Peromyscus eremicus unplaced genomic scaffold, PerEre_H2_v1 PerEre#2#unplaced_72, whole genome shotgun sequence genome carries:
- the Sbk2 gene encoding serine/threonine-protein kinase SBK2; translation: MPGKQSEDGVTEVAAVEDGGDEGLGGLTVEELEQGQETALALEDMMALSAQTLVRTEVEELYEEVRPLGQGRFGRVLLVTHRQKGTPLALKQLPKTSTSLRSFLYEFCVGLSLGTHPAIVAAYGIGIESANSYSFLTEPVLHGDLITFIQPKVGLPQPAVQRCAAQLASALEHIHSHGLVYRDLKPENVLVCDPDCHRIKLTDFGHTRPRGTLLRLTGPPIPYTAPELCAPPPFPEGLPIQPALDAWALGVLVFCLLTGYFPWDQPLVEADPFFEDFLIWQASGQPQDRPQPWYGLSPAADTLLWGLLDPHPRKRNPVSSIKGFLGQPWKQREGEAEELAKELREDG